From Sceloporus undulatus isolate JIND9_A2432 ecotype Alabama chromosome 6, SceUnd_v1.1, whole genome shotgun sequence, one genomic window encodes:
- the C6H11orf1 gene encoding UPF0686 protein C11orf1 homolog isoform X1: MDESSSSYTTTSDSEAMSFSCFFNPLHGCLLHANGHGEVWTDWNSSSKFFQYGWRCTTNEDMYANKTLLGNWNEDRYDIRRVLQPKPLPSQYAHCFESTYSKDYSKEMPHSTRRVTREPHWFPGHQPELEPPPIKPTARSCYMIDYEPPYGRPDHSLAERMPKDSVGTPRKQ, from the exons ATGGACGAGTCCAGTAGTTCTTACACGACAACTTCAGACTCAGAG GCCATGTCCTTCTCTTGCTTCTTCAACCCTCTTCATGGCTGTTTATTGcatgccaatggccatggagaaGTGTGGACAGATTGGAACAGCTCCTCCAAGTTCTTCCAGTATGGATGGAGGTGCACCACCAATGAGGACATGTACGCCAACAAAACCCTCCTGGGGAACTGGAACGAGGACCGTTACGACATTCGGAGAGTGCTACAGCCAAAACCTCTCCCTTCTCAG TATGCTCACTGCTTCGAGTCCACCTACTCCAAGGACTATTCCAAGGAAATGCCTCACAGTACAAGAA GAGTTACAAGAGAGCCTCACTGGTTCCCTGGACACCAGCCAGAGCTGGAGCCTCCTCCTATCAAGCCAACGGCTCGTTCGTGTTACATGATAGATTATGAGCCTCCATATGGCAGGCCAGACCATTCCTTGGCTGAGAGGATGCCCAAGGATTCAGTAGGAACGCCACGGAAACAGTAG
- the CRYAB gene encoding alpha-crystallin B chain — MDITVHHPFFRKPLLSSVLPSRIFNQTFGEHLPESELLPVSSALSSFFSKPFILRNPGWLENRFSEMRLDKDKFSVNLDVKHFSPEELKVKVLGDMIEVNGKHEERQDEHGFIAREFNRKYKIPADVDPLSITSSLSSDGVLTVNGPRKLTEVPERTIPITREEKVALPAGQKK; from the exons ATGGATATCACCGTTCACCATCCCTTCTTCCGCAAGCCCCTGCTCTCCTCCGTCTTGCCCAGCCGCATCTTCAACCAGACTTTTGGGGAACACCTCCCCGAATCCGAACTGCTGCCTGTCTCCTCGGCTCTCAGCTCTTTCTTTTCGAAGCCTTTCATCCTAAGGAACCCTGGCTGGCTAGAAAACAGGTTCTCAGAG ATGCGACTGGATAAGGACAAGTTTTCCGTGAACCTGGATGTGAAGCATTTCTCTCCCGAGGAGCTCAAAGTTAAAGTTTTGGGAGACATGATTGAAGTTAATGGAAAACACGAAGAGCGCCAG GATGAACACGGTTTCATCGCCAGAGAGTTCAACAGAAAGTACAAGATCCCAGCTGATGTGGATCCTCTCTCCAtcacctcctccctctcttcGGATGGTGTCCTGACAGTGAATGGACCACGGAAACTAACGGAGGTCCCCGAGAGGACCATCCCCATTACAAGAGAGGAGAAAGTGGCCCTACCAGCAGGGCAGAAGAAGTAG
- the C6H11orf1 gene encoding UPF0686 protein C11orf1 homolog isoform X2 — protein sequence MSFSCFFNPLHGCLLHANGHGEVWTDWNSSSKFFQYGWRCTTNEDMYANKTLLGNWNEDRYDIRRVLQPKPLPSQYAHCFESTYSKDYSKEMPHSTRRVTREPHWFPGHQPELEPPPIKPTARSCYMIDYEPPYGRPDHSLAERMPKDSVGTPRKQ from the exons ATGTCCTTCTCTTGCTTCTTCAACCCTCTTCATGGCTGTTTATTGcatgccaatggccatggagaaGTGTGGACAGATTGGAACAGCTCCTCCAAGTTCTTCCAGTATGGATGGAGGTGCACCACCAATGAGGACATGTACGCCAACAAAACCCTCCTGGGGAACTGGAACGAGGACCGTTACGACATTCGGAGAGTGCTACAGCCAAAACCTCTCCCTTCTCAG TATGCTCACTGCTTCGAGTCCACCTACTCCAAGGACTATTCCAAGGAAATGCCTCACAGTACAAGAA GAGTTACAAGAGAGCCTCACTGGTTCCCTGGACACCAGCCAGAGCTGGAGCCTCCTCCTATCAAGCCAACGGCTCGTTCGTGTTACATGATAGATTATGAGCCTCCATATGGCAGGCCAGACCATTCCTTGGCTGAGAGGATGCCCAAGGATTCAGTAGGAACGCCACGGAAACAGTAG